CTGCAGGCTCTCGGCGTACTGGGCCATGCCCTCGGCGAGCCAGCGCGGAGCCTCCTCGCCGAGCCGGACCGGGAGCAGGTGCATCAGCGCGTGGCTCAGCTGGGCCGAGTCGAACCGCTCCTGCGCCTCAGGCCGTACGACGATCCAGCCGCCGACCGGGCGGCCGTCCTCCGCGGGGCTCGGGATCGGCTGGACCCTGGCCGGCTCGTCGCCGGGCAGCGTCGCGGGGAGATCGGTCAGTACGCCCGGCTCGCGCATCGCGACGACCATCGGGACGATCTGCAGGTAGCCCTTCCACAGGGCGCGGACCTTGCGAGCCATCAGCACCGTCTCGTCGGCCTGGCGTTCGGCGTACGCGAGCCGGCCCCGGTCGACCACGACCAGCACGTTGCGCCGCTTCACCACGTCGATCGGCCCGTAGTCCCACGGCTGCCTGCCGGACCCGATCGCCCGGTCCAGGTCGTTGTCGTCCACGAGGAACAGGCGGCCGTCGCGAACGGTGTAGGTGTACCCGACGTCCGTCGCCGCCTCGGCGAGGCGGCTGCCGGAGATCTGGTACCGCATGCTGACCCGGAAGGTGCCGGTCGCCAGGCCGTACCGGCGTACGGCCTCGTAGTTGGTCCAGACCTCGGCGCGGCGATAGGTCGCCGACATCCCCAGCGCCCGCATGTTCTCGAACACCTGCCGCTGCTCGGCCCGCAACTCCGGCGCGACGTCCCTGAGGAACAGCGCCAGGTTCTTCTGCTTCACCGCGATCCCGCGCCGAGCCAGGACCGCATCCACCGCGGCCCCCAGCCGCGGGTCGACGTCACCGCTCGCACTCGGCCGCACCTGCTGCAGCGTCGCCCCACCCATCGCCTCAGCCGTCAGCGAAACCCCACGCCCCGCCGAAGGCACACCCGCCCACAGCCCGCCCCCGACCACCACCATCGCCACCACCACCGGCCACACCGCAGGCCCCTCGGCCACGACCCACCGCCGCACCGCCGCCCACAACCCCGGCATCCCAACCCTCTCCCAGCCTCAACCCCGCGCGCCCCCATGGTCGCCCAACCCAAGGCCAGCCACCAAGTTCACCCCTTCGGGGGGGGACCGGGGGCACGCCCGGGGAGGGCGTGACCAGGGGCGTGGCCCGGGGGGACTCCCCGGAGGCGTGACCCGGGGGCGCGACCCGGCGGGGTGCGACAAGGGAGCGTGCCCCGAGTGGGCGTAGCCCCGGGGGGTGACCGGGGTGGGCGTGACCCGGGGTGACCCGGGGGCGTGGCGGGGGCACCTAGACGATGCTGCCCCCTCAACAACTCTTTCCGGCCGCCGCCACCTAAGCCACAGCCGACCTCCCCGGCCGCATCCCCGCCCACCTCAGCGCCGTACAGATCACCCGTGCGCCTTCACCAACCCGGTCTCGTACCCGAGCACCACCAGCGCCACCCGATCCCGCAACCCCGTCTTCGCCAGGATCCGCCCGATGTGCGTCTTCACCGTCGCCTCCGACAACGTGAACAGCTTGGCGATCTCCTGGTTCGACAACCCCCGCGCGACCTCCACCAGCACCTCGCGCTCGCGAGCAGTCAGCTCAGCAAGATCAGGCACCTCGCGATCCTCATCCGGCAGCGCCCCCGCGAAGTGCTCCAGCAACCGCCGCGTAGTACTCGGCGACACCACCGCATCCCCCGAGTGCACCTGACGAATCGCCGACAACAAATCAGCCGGCGGCGTGTTCTTCAACAAAAACCCTGCCGCCCCCGCCTTGATCGCCGCAAACGCATACTCGTCCAGATCGAACGTCGTCAGCACGATCACCCTAGGTGCCGCAGGCAACGACTGCACCTGCCGCGTCGCCTCCACCCCGTCCAGCCGCGGCATCCGCACATCCATCAGTACGACGTCAGAAGCGGTGACCCGCAACTTCTCCAGCGCCTCACCCCCGTCGCCGGCCTGCCCCACCACCCGCATGTCGGGCTGCGAGTCCACCAGCATGGTGAATCCGGCCCGGACCAGCTCCTGATCGTCCACCAGGAAGACCCGGATCACGCCGTCGTCGGTCTCGCTCACGCTGCTGTTCCTCCAGCTCGGAATCGCTTACTGGTCAGCCGGTCCGGCGTACGGAAGCTTCGCGACCACCTCGTACCCACCGCCCGCCTTGGGCCCGGCGTTCACCGTACCGCCGGAGATCGAGGCGCGTTGCCGCATCCCGACCAGCCCGTGCCCCGCGTCGCTGCTCGGCGCGACCCCGCCGCCGCGGCCGTCGTCGGTGACCACCACGGTCAGCATCTCGCGCCCGAAGTCCAGAGTGACGGACGTCCGCGCCCCCGGCCCGGCGTGTTTCAGCGTGTTGGTCAGCCCTTCCTGCACGATCCGGTACGCCGTCAGGCCGAGCAGCGCGGGCAGATCCCGCGGCGTCCCGGTCACCTCGTAGTCGACGGTCAATCCGGCCTCGCGCACGTTCTCGACCAGTTCGGGCAACGACGAGACGCCGGGCTGCGGCCGCGGCTGGTTCGGGTCGAGCTCGTTCTGCTCGTCCTGCTTGAGCAGGCCGAGCATCTTGCGCATCTCGGTCAGCGACGCGCGCCCGGTGTCGCCGATCGTGGCCAGCGCCTTCTTCGCCTGCTCCGGCGACGCGTCGGCGGCGTACAGGCCTCCGTCGGCCTGGACGATCATGATCGACAGCCCGTGCGCGACCACGTCGTGGATCTCGCGGGCGATCCGGGTCCGCTCGTTGGTCACCGCGAGCGTCGCCTCGCGGTCGCGGTCCCGCTCGGCCTGGACGGCGCGTTCCTCCAGCTGGGCGACGTACAGGCCCCGCGTCCGGCGACGTTCGCCGAAGGCCCAGACCCCGAACACGACCGAGCCGAACGCGACCATCATCGTGATCTGCTGGCGCCAGTCGGAGTTCGCCCAGTAGCGAGCCGTCGCCATCAGGACGCCGAGGCCGCCGATGCCGAGCGCGATCCGGCTGAAGCGCACTTCGCCGTACACGGAGATCGTGTAGAGCGCGACCAAGAGCCCGATGTTGCCGGCCTGCAGCTCGATCCCGGCCAGCCACTGCAGCACGGCGATCGCCGAGACGCCGAAGAACACCAGCTCGGGATAGCTACGCCGCCAGATCAACGGCACCAGCAACGCCACACCGACCACACCGGCGAACTGGGCCTGCGCCAGCGACAGAAACCCGAAGAACAGCGTCAGCCCACCCGCCAGCAGCAGGTCGAACGCCTTGGACTGCGGCGAGACCCGCCGAGCCATGAGAAACCCCGTCATGCCGGCCAGCGTACGGCGGACTCACGCGCAAAACGTCGTGCCACGGGCGGATCTGTGCGTCCTACCGGCGTAGCACGGACGCCCACCACCCACTAACCTCGCCGACGCTCCCACGTTCACGCTTAACCGAGCACCGGACGGTGCATCGGGCGGTGGTTAGTGAGTGGTGGGCGTCCGCCCTACTTGTGCGGGCGCGTAGACAGCGTCGGCTTGGCCTCCAGGCCGGACAGCCCGTTCCACGCCAGATTGACCAGGTGCGCGGCGACGTCCTGCTTCTTCGGGCGGCGCGCGTCGAGCCACCACTGGCCGGTTAGCGCGACCATGCCGACCAGCATCTGCGCGTACATCGGCGCGTTCTTCGGATCCAGCCCGCGCCGCTTGAACTCCTCGGCCAGGATGTGCTCGACTCTGGTCCCGACGTCGCTCAGGATCGAGATGAACGACCCGCTCGACGACCCGACCGGCGAGTCCCGGACCAGGATCCGGAAACCGTCCGACGAGCTCTCGATGTAGTCCAGCAGCGCCAGCGCCGCCTGCTCCACCAGCTCGTGCGCGCGGCCCGCCGTCAGTGACGCGGTCACGGTGTCGAGCAGGCTGCGGACCTCGCGGTCCACCACCACGGCGTACAGGCCTTCCTTGCCGCCGAAGTGCTCGTACACGACCGGCTTCGAAACCTCGGCGCGCGCCGCGATCTCCTCGACCGAGGTGCCTTCGTAGCCCTTCTGGGCGAACAGCGCACGGGCGATGACGATGAGTTGCTCGCGACGTTCCGCACTCGTCATCCGGACCCTGGTGGATCGTCGCGGTTTGGGTTCCG
The Kribbella italica DNA segment above includes these coding regions:
- a CDS encoding sensor histidine kinase, coding for MTGFLMARRVSPQSKAFDLLLAGGLTLFFGFLSLAQAQFAGVVGVALLVPLIWRRSYPELVFFGVSAIAVLQWLAGIELQAGNIGLLVALYTISVYGEVRFSRIALGIGGLGVLMATARYWANSDWRQQITMMVAFGSVVFGVWAFGERRRTRGLYVAQLEERAVQAERDRDREATLAVTNERTRIAREIHDVVAHGLSIMIVQADGGLYAADASPEQAKKALATIGDTGRASLTEMRKMLGLLKQDEQNELDPNQPRPQPGVSSLPELVENVREAGLTVDYEVTGTPRDLPALLGLTAYRIVQEGLTNTLKHAGPGARTSVTLDFGREMLTVVVTDDGRGGGVAPSSDAGHGLVGMRQRASISGGTVNAGPKAGGGYEVVAKLPYAGPADQ
- a CDS encoding TetR/AcrR family transcriptional regulator, yielding MTSAERREQLIVIARALFAQKGYEGTSVEEIAARAEVSKPVVYEHFGGKEGLYAVVVDREVRSLLDTVTASLTAGRAHELVEQAALALLDYIESSSDGFRILVRDSPVGSSSGSFISILSDVGTRVEHILAEEFKRRGLDPKNAPMYAQMLVGMVALTGQWWLDARRPKKQDVAAHLVNLAWNGLSGLEAKPTLSTRPHK
- a CDS encoding response regulator transcription factor, with amino-acid sequence MSETDDGVIRVFLVDDQELVRAGFTMLVDSQPDMRVVGQAGDGGEALEKLRVTASDVVLMDVRMPRLDGVEATRQVQSLPAAPRVIVLTTFDLDEYAFAAIKAGAAGFLLKNTPPADLLSAIRQVHSGDAVVSPSTTRRLLEHFAGALPDEDREVPDLAELTAREREVLVEVARGLSNQEIAKLFTLSEATVKTHIGRILAKTGLRDRVALVVLGYETGLVKAHG